Genomic DNA from Burkholderiales bacterium:
GAAGCAGTCGCCGAATTTGACCATGGTCGTGCACCTGTTGTCGCCCGATCAGACCTACGACGCGCTGTACTTGCGCAACTACGCGACATTGCGCGTCAAGGACGAACTCGCGCGCCTGCCCGGCGTCGGCCAGGCGCTTGTTTTCGGCGGCGGCGATTATTCCATGCGCATATGGCTCGATCCGGACAAGGTCGCGGCGCGCAATCTCACCGCCGGCGATGTGGTGCGCGCGATTCGCGAGCAGAACATACAGGTGTCCGCCGGCACCATCGGCGGACCGCCGCAGCCTACCGCCAACGACTTCACGCTTTCGCTCAACGCGCAGGGCCGCCTCGTCACCGAAGACGAGTTCGCCGATATCGTCGTCAAGACCGGAAGCAATGGCGATATCACACGGCTCAAGGACGTGGCCCGACTTGAATTGGGCGCGAACGAATACGCGCTGCGCTCACTGCTCAACAACCGGCAGGCGGTCGCGGTCGTGATTTTCCAGGCGCCGGGGTCGAATGCGATCGAACTTTCCGACAATGTGCGCGCGAAGATGGCGGAGCTGGACGACTTCTTTCCCAGCGGTGTGAAATGGGATGTGGTCTACGACCCGACGGTGTTCGTGCGCGATTCGATCAAGGCGGTGATCGAGACACTGCTCGAAGCGACGCTGCTGGTGGTGCTCGTGGTGATCCTGTTTTTGCAGACCTGGCGCGCATCGATCATTCCGCTACTGGCGGTGCCGGTGTCTATCGTCGGCACGTTCGCCGTGCTGCTGGCGCTCGGCTTTTCGATCAACACGCTGACATTGTTCGGGCTTGTGCTCGCCATCGGTATCGTCGTCGACGACGCGATCGTGGTGGTCGAAAACGTCGAGCGCAACATCGCAAATGGCCTGTCGCCGAAAGCCGCAGCACACCAGGCGATGCGCGAAGTCAGCGGACCCATTATCGCGATCGCGCTGGTGCTGTGCGCGGTGTTCGTGCCGATCGCGTTTCTGTCCGGCGTCACCGGGCAGTTCTATC
This window encodes:
- a CDS encoding efflux RND transporter permease subunit; protein product: MKNFSALFVDRPILAGVLSIVIFVSGLIAIPLLPISEYPDVVPPSVLVRAVYPGANPKVIAETVATPLEEAINGVENMVYMKSVAASDGVLQLTVTFKPGTDVDLAQVQVQNRVSQASARLPEDVRRLGVTTEKQSPNLTMVVHLLSPDQTYDALYLRNYATLRVKDELARLPGVGQALVFGGGDYSMRIWLDPDKVAARNLTAGDVVRAIREQNIQVSAGTIGGPPQPTANDFTLSLNAQGRLVTEDEFADIVVKTGSNGDITRLKDVARLELGANEYALRSLLNNRQAVAVVIFQAPGSNAIELSDNVRAKMAELDDFFPSGVKWDVVYDPTVFVRDSIKAVIETLLEATLLVVLVVILFLQTWRASIIPLLAVPVSIVGTFAVLLALGFSINTLTLFGLVLAIGIVVDDAIVVVENVERNIANGLSPKAAAHQAMREVSGPIIAIALVLCAVFVPIAFLSGVTGQFYRQFAVTIAISTVISAINSLTLSPALAAVLLKPHGAKPDGLTRVLNFLFGWIFRPFNRVFNRAAHAYAEGGRPAFG